A stretch of Tripterygium wilfordii isolate XIE 37 chromosome 11, ASM1340144v1, whole genome shotgun sequence DNA encodes these proteins:
- the LOC120009669 gene encoding probable xyloglucan glycosyltransferase 12 translates to MTPSFQWWGKESHRGTPVVVKMENPNWSMVELEGPTEEDFILDDSPSHGPRDRKPRGKNAKQLTWVLLLKAHRAAGCLTSIASAMVSLGSAVRRRVSSGRTDTDTDGDNENNREHENPTIKSRFYSFIKAFLWLSVLLLVFEVAAYFNGWHFDAAQMRLKYLISTSLGFKSLFDSLYSKWVLIRVEYLAPPLQLLANVCILLFLIQSIDRLVLCFGCFWIRFKKIKPIPKQDAVADLESGENGYFPMVLVQIPMCNEKEVYQQSIAAVCNLDWPKSNILIQVLDDSDDPTTQSLIKEEVHKWQQDGAHIVYRHRVIRDGYKAGNLKSAMNCSYVKDYEFVAIFDADFQPTPDFLKRTVPHFKGNEELGLVQARWSFVNKDENLLTRLQNVNLAFHFEVEQQVNGVFLNFFGFNGTAGVWRIKALEDAGGWLERTTVEDMDIAVRAHLHGWKFVFLNDVECQCELPESYEAYRKQQHRWHSGPMQLFRLCLPDIIRAKISFWKKFNMIFLFFLLRKLILPFYSFTLFCIILPMTMFIPEAELPAWVVCYIPATMSFLNILPAPKSFPFIVPYLLFENTMSVTKFNAMVSGLFQLGSAYEWVVTKKSGRSSEGDLVSLVEKEAKPHRMVSVPDLGEMKEEILQQEKAARKKKHNRIYTKELALAFLLLTASARSLLSAQGIHFYFLLFQGVSFLLVGLDLIGEQVS, encoded by the exons ATGACACCCTCCTTTCAGTGGTGGGGGAAGGAGAGTCACAGAGGCACGCCTGTGGTGGTCAAGATGGAGAACCCCAACTGGTCAATGGTGGAGTTAGAGGGTCCGACGGAGGAAGATTTCATCCTCGATGACTCGCCGAGTCACGGTCCCCGAGACAGGAAACCCAGAGGCAAGAACGCGAAGCAGCTCACTTGGGTTCTCCTCCTCAAAGCTCACAGAGCCGCCGGTTGTTTAACCTCCATTGCCTCCGCAATGGTAAGCCTTGGTTCCGCCGTGCGCCGCCGCGTCTCATCCGGACGCACCGACACCGACACTGACGGGGACAACGAAAACAACAGAGAACACGAGAACCCAACAATTAAAAGTAGGTTCTACTCTTTCATCAAGGCCTTTCTTTGGTTATCAGTACTTCTTCTTGTGTTTGAGGTTGCTGCGTACTTCAATGGCTGGCATTTCGATGCGGCACAAATGCGATTAAAGTATTTGATTTCCACGTCTTTGGGGTTTAAGAGTCTCTTTGATTCGCTGTATTCTAAGTGGGTTTTGATTCGTGTGGAGTATCTTGCTCCTCCTCTTCAATTGCTCGCCAATGTATGTATTCTGCTCTTCCTTATCCAGAGTATTGATAGACTCGTTCTCTGCTTCGGCTGTTTCTGGATCCGCTTTAAGAAGATTAAACCCATACCCAAACAAGATGCAGTAGCAGATCTTGAATCCGGCGAGAATGGCTATTTCCCAATGGTTCTTGTTCAGATCCCAATGTGCAATGAAAAAGAG GTGTATCAACAATCGATAGCTGCTGTGTGCAATTTGGACTGGCCGAAGTCGAACATTTTGATTCAAGTTCTTGATGATTCAGACGATCCGACTACCCAGTCTCTGATCAAAGAGGAGGTGCACAAATGGCAGCAAGATGGTGCCCACATTGTGTATCGGCATCGCGTGATAAGAGATGGGTACAAGGCTGGTAATCTCAAATCCGCCATGAATTGTAGCTATGTCAAAGATTACGAATTTGTAGCTATTTTCGACGCTGATTTCCAGCCGACACCTGATTTTCTCAAAAGAACTGTCCCCCATTTTAAG GGTAATGAAGAGCTTGGACTTGTTCAAGCAAGGTGGTCTTTTGTGAACAAGGATGAGAACCTGTTGACAAGGTTGCAGAATGTTAATTTGGCTTTTCATTTTGAGGTAGAGCAGCAAGTGAATGGTGTTTTCTTGAATTTCTTCGGGTTCAATGGGACTGCTGGAGTGTGGAGGATTAAGGCTTTGGAGGATGCAGGTGGGTGGTTAGAGAGAACCACTGTTGAGGACATGGACATTGCTGTCAGAGCTCATCTTCACGGATGGAAATTCGTTTTTCTCAATGATGTCGAG TGCCAGTGTGAACTACCAGAGTCTTATGAAGCTTACAGAAAGCAACAACATAGATGGCATTCTGGACCAATGCAATTGTTTAGGCTATGTTTGCCCGATATTATCCGAGCTAAG ATTAGCTTTTGGAAGAAATTCAATAtgatcttcctcttcttcctgcTTAGAAAACTGATCCTACCATTTTACTCTTTCACCCTTTTCTGCATAATTCTGCCCATGACAATGTTCATACCAGAGGCCGAGCTCCCAGCATGGGTTGTTTGTTACATTCCAGCCACCATGTCATTCCTCAACATCCTCCCAGCTCCAAAATCTTTTCCCTTCATTGTCCCTTACCTTCTTTTTGAGAACACTATGTCGGTGACCAAGTTCAATGCCATGGTCTCTGGTTTGTTCCAGCTGGGAAGTGCTTATGAGTGGGTTGTTACTAAGAAATCAGGCCGCTCCTCCGAAGGCGATCTTGTTTCCTTGGTTGAAAAGGAAGCAAAACCTCATAGAATGGTGTCGGTGCCTGACCTCGGTGAAATGAAGGAGGAAATTCTGCAGCAAGAGAAGGCTGCGAGAAAGAAGAAGCACAATAGGATATATACTAAGGAGCTGGCACTTGCTTTCCTTCTTCTAACAGCTTCAGCTAGGAGTCTGTTGTCGGCTCAGGGTATCCATTTTTACTTCTTGTTGTTTCAGGGAGTATCTTTCCTGCTGGTCGGTCTGGACTTGATCGGTGAGCAGGTTAGTTAG